One stretch of Tepiditoga spiralis DNA includes these proteins:
- a CDS encoding HAD family hydrolase: MKSFVFDLDGTLLNSNIEITQNTINSLKKLKEQGTSIIIATGRMYSSMMYIIEKYLPFLKGYSPLIAYNGAYVLDKNKNILYESTIENKIACKCIKFLRNENIHRQAYINDVLIVEEDNNEIKSYSKHASIKYVVVKDLIDEINKRNNVIKLLAIGKENIILELQKKLKKNFEKDLNIIQSFKTYLDLVHKNTSKGAALKKVFEYYNLSFDNTYIFGDSQNDISMLNLTKNSFVLNNASNEVKKHAKYVIPSNDEDGVSFAIEKILSSNSFTYSN, encoded by the coding sequence ATGAAATCTTTTGTTTTTGATTTAGATGGAACATTATTAAATTCTAATATAGAAATAACTCAAAATACTATAAATTCTTTAAAAAAACTAAAAGAACAAGGAACTTCTATAATTATAGCAACTGGAAGAATGTACAGTTCTATGATGTATATTATAGAAAAATATCTACCTTTTTTAAAGGGTTACTCTCCACTAATTGCATATAATGGAGCTTATGTTTTAGACAAAAATAAAAATATCTTATATGAAAGTACAATAGAAAATAAAATAGCTTGTAAATGTATTAAATTTTTAAGAAATGAAAATATTCATAGACAAGCTTATATAAATGATGTTTTAATTGTTGAAGAAGATAACAATGAGATTAAATCATACTCAAAACATGCCTCTATTAAGTATGTTGTTGTTAAAGATTTAATAGACGAAATAAACAAAAGAAACAATGTAATAAAATTATTAGCAATAGGAAAAGAAAATATAATTTTAGAACTTCAAAAAAAATTGAAGAAAAACTTTGAAAAAGACTTAAATATAATACAATCTTTTAAAACATATCTTGATTTAGTTCATAAAAACACTTCAAAAGGGGCAGCATTAAAAAAAGTATTTGAATACTATAATTTAAGCTTTGATAATACGTATATCTTTGGAGATTCACAAAATGATATTTCTATGCTTAATCTTACTAAAAATAGTTTTGTTTTAAATAATGCGTCTAATGAAGTAAAAAAACATGCAAAATATGTTATTCCTTCAAATGATGAGGATGGTGTTTCTTTTGCAATTGAAAAAATTCTTTCTTCTAATAGTTTTACTTATAGTAATTAA
- a CDS encoding diguanylate cyclase domain-containing protein: MEKKIEELEEKIKKLEEEIIGYKNREQEMEFLIEQYNSLVKDEFDSFDEFVMNLVTRKIIDENTRVYSKEFFEKLFSIYYQKAFEMDKECGIITIRLPYFDKVSGEEKKVVEREIGKILRESVRIPLDIIARYSNVSFVILLTDITKDVFDTISERIKKRLTTLTDYSNNFKMKRYYIPVDDVKTEDILNDLR; the protein is encoded by the coding sequence GTGGAAAAAAAAATAGAGGAATTAGAAGAAAAAATAAAAAAATTAGAAGAAGAAATTATTGGTTATAAAAATAGAGAACAAGAAATGGAATTTTTAATAGAACAATATAATTCATTAGTTAAAGATGAATTTGATTCTTTTGATGAATTTGTAATGAATCTTGTAACAAGAAAAATAATAGATGAAAACACAAGAGTTTATTCAAAAGAATTTTTTGAAAAATTATTTTCTATTTATTACCAAAAAGCATTTGAAATGGATAAAGAATGTGGAATTATAACTATAAGACTTCCGTACTTTGATAAAGTAAGTGGAGAAGAAAAAAAAGTAGTAGAAAGAGAAATTGGAAAAATTTTAAGAGAAAGCGTAAGAATTCCTTTAGACATAATTGCACGTTATTCAAATGTTAGTTTTGTAATACTTCTAACAGATATTACTAAAGATGTTTTTGATACTATTTCTGAAAGAATTAAAAAAAGACTTACAACTTTAACTGATTACAGCAATAATTTTAAAATGAAAAGATATTATATACCTGTTGATGACGTTAAAACAGAAGATATTTTAAATGATTTAAGGTAA
- the murA gene encoding UDP-N-acetylglucosamine 1-carboxyvinyltransferase: MESLRIDNTGKLIVSGMQQANGILEISGAKNSVLPIMAACILTDEKIILRNVPDISDVNTMIEILESSGKTVNRVKDTLYIEKSEKINSEIPYEPVRKMRASFNVYGPLTVINKISKVALPGGCSLGARPVNFHIDGLMKLGIESKIEHGFVYGKIKPIEKSEVHISLDFPSVGATEHILTTATLIDGVKTIINNCAMEPEIDDLANFLNKMGANIEGIGTSKIIIHGVKKLHGIDYKVIPDRIEAGTFIIMGALIGKNLTIKNINAEHLESLFSKLDEMNIEYNLKGNEVKISSSLNKKLNATIIDTAPYPGFPTDLQSQMMVLCSLIDGRTTIKENIFSNRLSIIDELNRMGANIKAENNNLAIVDGVRFLSGAPVQATDLRSSAALLLAALVAEGETIINNVDHIFRGYEKIEEKLKNVGIKIEYYE; this comes from the coding sequence ATGGAAAGTTTGAGAATAGATAATACTGGTAAATTAATTGTCTCAGGTATGCAACAAGCCAATGGCATTTTAGAAATTTCAGGAGCTAAAAATTCTGTTTTACCGATAATGGCTGCTTGTATTTTAACTGACGAAAAAATAATTTTAAGAAACGTTCCAGACATATCAGATGTAAATACTATGATTGAAATACTTGAAAGTTCTGGAAAAACAGTAAATAGAGTTAAAGATACTTTATATATTGAAAAATCCGAAAAAATAAACTCTGAAATCCCTTATGAACCCGTTAGAAAGATGCGTGCTTCCTTTAATGTTTATGGACCATTAACTGTTATAAACAAAATATCAAAAGTAGCTCTTCCTGGTGGATGTTCTTTGGGTGCAAGACCTGTAAACTTCCATATTGATGGATTAATGAAACTAGGAATAGAAAGTAAAATAGAACATGGATTTGTATATGGTAAAATAAAACCTATAGAAAAATCAGAAGTTCATATAAGTTTAGATTTTCCAAGCGTTGGAGCAACCGAACATATATTGACAACTGCAACTTTAATTGATGGAGTTAAAACAATAATAAATAATTGCGCTATGGAACCTGAAATTGATGATCTTGCAAACTTTTTAAATAAAATGGGAGCTAATATAGAAGGCATTGGAACTTCAAAAATAATAATTCATGGTGTTAAAAAATTACACGGAATTGATTATAAAGTTATCCCTGACAGAATAGAAGCAGGTACTTTTATAATAATGGGAGCTTTAATAGGAAAAAATTTAACAATAAAGAATATAAATGCTGAACACCTTGAAAGTTTATTTTCAAAATTGGATGAAATGAATATAGAATATAATTTAAAAGGAAATGAAGTTAAAATATCTTCTTCATTAAATAAAAAATTAAATGCCACAATAATAGATACAGCTCCTTATCCTGGATTTCCAACAGATTTGCAATCTCAAATGATGGTACTTTGTTCTTTAATCGATGGAAGAACAACCATAAAAGAAAATATTTTTAGTAATAGACTTTCTATAATAGATGAATTGAACAGAATGGGAGCTAATATAAAAGCTGAGAATAATAACTTAGCAATAGTAGATGGCGTTAGATTTTTAAGTGGGGCACCAGTTCAAGCAACAGATTTAAGATCTTCTGCAGCTTTATTATTAGCTGCACTCGTTGCTGAAGGTGAAACAATAATAAACAATGTAGATCATATATTTAGAGGTTATGAAAAAATTGAAGAAAAATTAAAAAATGTTGGAATAAAAATTGAATATTATGAATAA
- a CDS encoding ABC transporter permease produces MNKSFKTMIKVFFLETFKNKIEVFFTLFFPVLFLVIFGFLFTQNNIVKTYTYGISGTINDDVKNYFKPNKILIYENEEKLKEAVNNNKVDYGIYMNNNEVKYYYVSNMNSNIQWIKYGANSGVKKYLLKLKKDYISVDEKLIKLGKTQTNPMEYLLTGIIAISILSGGMFSVINVFGRYKKLGIIKRFMVAPVKPYQFVISASFNKLILNFASIFFIIILGKMWFNLSFQFNWFLLIIVGLSTTIGMMGVGILILVLFKETESANTASSILFTIMMFFAGIYFPISFIPGYLRWLSYILPVKYVVDIIRYVAGVESMNILVFWFINIIFILSGTLLLIIASKNFVKESK; encoded by the coding sequence ATGAATAAATCTTTTAAAACAATGATAAAAGTTTTTTTTCTTGAAACCTTTAAAAACAAAATTGAAGTTTTTTTTACTTTGTTTTTTCCAGTTTTGTTTTTAGTGATTTTTGGTTTTTTATTTACTCAAAATAATATAGTTAAAACTTATACTTATGGTATTTCTGGAACTATAAACGATGATGTAAAAAATTACTTTAAACCAAACAAGATTTTAATTTATGAAAATGAAGAAAAATTAAAAGAAGCAGTTAATAATAATAAAGTTGATTATGGAATCTATATGAACAATAATGAAGTTAAATATTATTATGTTTCAAATATGAATTCAAATATTCAGTGGATAAAGTATGGAGCAAATAGTGGAGTAAAAAAATACTTATTGAAATTAAAAAAAGATTATATAAGTGTTGATGAAAAACTAATTAAATTAGGGAAAACTCAAACAAATCCAATGGAATATTTGTTAACAGGAATAATAGCTATTTCAATACTTTCTGGTGGAATGTTTTCTGTGATAAATGTTTTTGGAAGATATAAAAAGCTAGGAATAATAAAGAGATTTATGGTTGCTCCAGTAAAACCATATCAATTTGTAATTTCTGCATCTTTTAATAAATTAATTTTGAATTTTGCATCTATATTTTTTATAATAATATTAGGAAAAATGTGGTTTAATTTATCCTTTCAATTTAATTGGTTTTTATTAATTATAGTTGGATTATCAACAACAATAGGAATGATGGGGGTTGGTATTTTAATTTTAGTATTATTTAAAGAAACTGAAAGTGCAAATACAGCATCATCTATTTTATTTACAATTATGATGTTTTTTGCAGGTATATACTTTCCAATTTCATTTATTCCAGGATATTTGAGGTGGCTTTCTTATATATTACCAGTAAAATATGTTGTTGATATAATAAGATATGTAGCGGGTGTAGAAAGCATGAATATATTGGTATTTTGGTTTATAAATATAATTTTTATACTTTCAGGAACCTTATTGTTAATTATTGCTTCTAAAAACTTTGTTAAGGAGTCAAAATAA
- a CDS encoding ABC transporter permease: MKLFSLTKTMITDNFRQFEIVFWSIVFPAVFFLFFNALFSGVQNGDMNTNLKIGVYYEENLTGMAEQIFEGTFKEISKSNMIKFSTLKSKNEGINLIKEKKIDSFIVFPKNFNSLNLNMVFNLVKVPSIEFYYYPGNDSIFSKNIFKSIVDEMNVRIANKGKEFKVNSSEEAINLKKSLKYKDFLFPGILMMSILTISIFNMPIGIITDVESGIIKKLNTSPIKSYHYFFAFGLSNFLVLILSISLFYFEAYLLKVTNVIYSIQFIIFLIYSAITALSFGLLFASFFKKISTISVVSNVAYQMTIFLSGLYFSVKTTPWFIRWYVYFNPATYLVDGMRNLLEGKSVGGINYLIPAIWFVIGIVTFSINYKRVMKYE, from the coding sequence ATGAAATTATTTTCTTTAACAAAAACAATGATAACGGATAATTTTAGACAATTTGAGATAGTTTTTTGGTCTATAGTTTTTCCAGCAGTTTTCTTTTTATTTTTTAATGCTCTTTTTAGTGGAGTTCAAAATGGAGACATGAATACAAATTTAAAAATTGGTGTTTATTATGAAGAAAATTTAACTGGCATGGCTGAACAAATATTTGAAGGTACATTCAAAGAAATTTCTAAATCAAATATGATAAAATTTTCGACTTTAAAGTCTAAAAATGAAGGAATAAATTTAATAAAAGAAAAGAAAATAGATAGTTTTATAGTATTTCCAAAAAATTTTAACAGTTTAAATTTGAATATGGTTTTTAATTTGGTTAAAGTACCATCCATTGAATTTTATTATTATCCTGGCAATGATTCTATTTTTTCTAAAAATATTTTTAAATCTATTGTAGATGAAATGAATGTTAGAATTGCAAATAAAGGAAAAGAGTTTAAAGTAAATTCTTCAGAAGAAGCAATAAACCTAAAAAAATCACTCAAATATAAAGATTTTTTATTTCCAGGTATTTTAATGATGTCGATCTTGACTATTTCAATTTTTAATATGCCAATTGGTATAATAACAGACGTTGAAAGTGGTATTATAAAAAAATTAAACACATCACCCATAAAGTCCTATCATTATTTTTTTGCATTTGGTTTATCAAATTTTTTAGTTTTAATACTGTCAATTTCATTATTTTATTTTGAAGCATATTTATTAAAAGTTACTAATGTAATTTATTCTATTCAATTTATAATTTTTTTAATTTATAGTGCTATAACAGCTCTTTCTTTTGGATTATTGTTTGCATCATTTTTTAAAAAAATTTCTACAATTTCAGTTGTTTCAAATGTAGCTTATCAAATGACAATATTTTTGAGTGGTTTATATTTTAGTGTAAAAACAACGCCTTGGTTTATAAGGTGGTATGTATATTTTAATCCTGCAACTTATTTAGTTGACGGTATGAGAAACTTATTAGAAGGAAAAAGTGTTGGAGGTATCAATTATCTTATACCTGCAATATGGTTTGTTATTGGGATAGTTACATTTTCTATAAATTATAAAAGGGTGATGAAATATGAATAA
- a CDS encoding ABC transporter ATP-binding protein — MNIIEVKNLKKYYKGIKAVDGINIEVKKGYVVAILGPNGAGKTTTVETLEGLRVPTSGEIYYFGEKINVVDEKIKEKIGVQLQSTNFFTNLTVHETLKAFSGLYKKTVDVNELLKKFNLIEKKKSRIKNLSGGQLQRVALATAVVNDPEIVFLDEPTTGLDPQARRNLWDAIIELKKNGKTIILTTHYMEEAEKLADMIYIIDHGKIILKGTVKELIENTKMKSVITFYSEKNIKIDMLDLKNINGFYELETNDVESDIIKILEYSKEKGHKIEDISIRKPNLEDVFLQLTGRTLRE, encoded by the coding sequence ATGAATATAATAGAGGTTAAAAATTTAAAAAAATATTATAAAGGTATAAAAGCTGTTGATGGAATAAATATTGAAGTAAAAAAGGGGTATGTTGTAGCTATATTGGGACCAAATGGAGCAGGAAAAACTACAACAGTAGAAACTCTTGAAGGACTAAGAGTTCCAACTTCTGGAGAAATTTACTATTTTGGAGAAAAAATTAATGTTGTTGATGAAAAAATAAAGGAAAAAATTGGAGTTCAGCTTCAGAGTACTAATTTTTTTACTAATTTAACTGTTCACGAAACCTTAAAAGCTTTTTCTGGTTTGTATAAAAAAACTGTTGATGTAAATGAACTTTTGAAAAAATTTAATTTAATAGAAAAAAAGAAATCAAGAATAAAAAATCTTTCTGGTGGGCAATTGCAAAGAGTTGCACTTGCAACAGCTGTTGTTAATGATCCAGAAATAGTATTTTTAGATGAACCAACAACAGGTCTTGATCCACAAGCAAGAAGAAATTTATGGGATGCAATAATTGAATTGAAAAAGAATGGAAAAACAATAATTCTTACAACGCATTACATGGAAGAAGCTGAAAAACTTGCAGATATGATTTATATAATTGACCACGGAAAAATTATATTAAAAGGTACAGTAAAAGAATTGATTGAAAATACTAAAATGAAGTCGGTTATTACATTTTATTCAGAAAAAAATATTAAAATTGATATGTTAGATTTAAAAAATATAAATGGATTTTATGAGTTAGAGACAAATGATGTAGAAAGTGATATAATAAAAATTCTTGAATATTCAAAAGAAAAAGGGCATAAAATAGAAGATATATCCATAAGAAAACCAAATTTAGAAGATGTTTTTTTACAACTTACTGGAAGAACACTTAGAGAATAG